In Alkalihalobacillus sp. TS-13, the following are encoded in one genomic region:
- a CDS encoding GTP pyrophosphokinase family protein: MEWDVFLNPYKQAVDELKVKLKGVREQYLIENKHSPIEFVTGRVKPVASIIDKTKRKNIPLDDIDTEIQDIAGIRIMCQFVDDIESVINMLKKRKDLEVIEERDYVNHKKPSGYRSFHVVLSYPVQTVGGEKKLLVEIQIRTLAMNFWATIEHSLNYKYAGAIPTNIEERLQRAAEAAFRLDEEMSLIKGEIQEAQKIFEQKEQR; the protein is encoded by the coding sequence ATGGAATGGGATGTATTCTTGAATCCTTACAAACAAGCAGTTGATGAATTGAAGGTGAAATTGAAGGGGGTGCGTGAACAATACCTCATTGAGAATAAGCACTCCCCAATCGAGTTTGTCACCGGCAGAGTCAAACCTGTTGCAAGTATTATAGATAAAACGAAACGGAAAAACATTCCGCTTGATGACATTGATACGGAAATTCAAGATATTGCAGGGATCAGGATCATGTGCCAGTTTGTAGATGATATCGAATCAGTCATCAATATGCTGAAGAAGCGTAAAGATCTTGAAGTAATTGAAGAAAGGGACTATGTCAATCATAAAAAGCCAAGCGGATACCGCTCCTTCCACGTCGTCCTATCCTATCCTGTGCAAACTGTAGGCGGTGAAAAGAAACTCTTAGTGGAGATCCAAATCCGGACACTTGCTATGAATTTTTGGGCGACAATTGAGCATTCTTTAAATTATAAATATGCAGGTGCGATCCCGACGAATATTGAAGAACGCCTTCAGCGTGCGGCAGAAGCTGCTTTCAGGCTGGATGAGGAAATGTCTCTTATAAAAGGTGAAATACAAGAGGCGCAAAAGATTTTCGAGCAAAAAGAACAACGGTGA
- a CDS encoding NAD kinase, whose product MNFSIISKGDEKSAKLEKRIKSYLQDFDLKWNEKEPDIVISIGGDGTLLHAFHHYIERVDQTAFVGVHTGHLGFYADWTPSEVEKLVIHIAKTPFQIVEYPLLEVTVRYLDDDKESRYLAMNECTVKSVEGSLVMNVEIKGEEFETFRGDGLCISTPSGSTAYNKALGGAIIHPSLPSLQLAEMASINNRVFRTVGSPLVLPQHHTCMLKPVNDVDFHITIDHLFLLHEKVKSIQCRVAEEKVRFARFRPFPFWKRVRESFVKE is encoded by the coding sequence ATGAATTTTTCGATAATCTCAAAAGGTGACGAGAAATCAGCTAAACTTGAAAAAAGGATTAAATCTTATTTGCAAGATTTTGATTTGAAGTGGAATGAGAAAGAACCTGATATCGTCATTTCAATTGGTGGGGATGGCACACTTCTTCATGCGTTCCATCATTACATCGAACGTGTCGATCAGACTGCATTTGTCGGTGTACATACAGGACATCTCGGTTTCTATGCCGATTGGACACCGAGCGAAGTGGAAAAACTCGTCATCCATATTGCGAAAACACCTTTCCAAATCGTTGAATACCCTTTGCTTGAAGTGACTGTCCGTTATTTGGACGATGATAAGGAAAGCCGCTATTTGGCGATGAATGAATGTACAGTAAAAAGCGTGGAAGGCTCACTGGTCATGAATGTTGAAATCAAAGGTGAAGAATTCGAAACCTTCAGAGGGGATGGGTTGTGCATCTCTACGCCTTCGGGGAGTACTGCATACAATAAAGCCCTTGGCGGAGCCATCATCCATCCTTCGCTTCCTTCGCTCCAGTTGGCGGAAATGGCTTCGATCAACAACAGAGTGTTCCGAACAGTCGGCTCTCCGCTCGTTTTACCGCAGCACCATACATGCATGTTGAAACCGGTTAACGATGTTGATTTTCACATAACCATTGACCATCTTTTCTTATTGCATGAAAAAGTGAAATCCATCCAGTGCCGGGTAGCCGAAGAAAAAGTAAGATTTGCGCGATTCCGACCATTCCCATTCTGGAAACGTGTACGAGAATCATTCGTCAAAGAATGA